The Tachyglossus aculeatus isolate mTacAcu1 chromosome 4, mTacAcu1.pri, whole genome shotgun sequence genome contains a region encoding:
- the LOC119927178 gene encoding olfactory receptor 6C3-like → MSFHMEQDKFFTPTQEIPGSLLEKLSSQKVATRSWQKQTEEQKQAVERVRNKLRGGSQRELGCQNYLIVFPLVVMIVQLDPCSSKVLNHFICDSSPIMLLSCIFTYITLSAKDRVELNKGVAVLNTSVAPILNSFIYMLRNEQVKQAVRDLFNELGFPPGCSLSAWQIVQITLTVLLALSNRSHQSTMWNYKPVTDFFLLEPTTDLNLQAVILLCMSVTYVMNVTSNLTIVNFTLMNSRLRTPMYFFLRCFSFLEICFTYTCIPSFLATTVTVDRTISYNCCATQLFFFILLRATEFFLLAAMSYDCYVSTCRPQHHTTVMSQRVGTLLALCSCLTGFMVIFPLVILGLQLDFCGSIIIDHFFCDISPLFLLSCLDTWFLEMMALVLAVGTLLFTLTLVTSSYMAMSRAILRLPSTQQRRKAFSTCSSHIVVISNIYGSCILMYIKPSAKKRVELIKGVAVLNTSLAPMLNSFIYTLSNQLVRQAFQGMVHQVVFSSRR, encoded by the exons ATGTCATTCCACATGGAACAAGATAAATTTTTTACCCCCACCCAGGAGATCCCGGGCTCCCTGTTAGAGAAGTTGTCCAGTCAG AAAGTCGCTACCAGATCCTGGCAGAAGCAGACAGAAGAGCAGAAGCAGGCAGTCGAAAGAGTGAGAAATAAACTgagaggtgggagccagagaGAACTAGGCTGCCAAAA TTATCTGATCGTGTTCCCCCTGGTTGTGATGATCGTGCAGCTAGACCCCTGCTCCTCCAAAGTCCTCAACCACTTCATCTGTGATTCTTCCCCCATAATGTTGCTTTC TTGTATCTTCACGTACATCACACTGtccgccaaggacagggtggaattGAACAAGGGGGTGGCGGTTCTCAACACTTCTGTGGCTCCCATTCTGAACTCCTTCATTTACATGCTGCGGaacgagcaggtcaagcaggccgtCAGGGACTTGTTCAATGAgttgggttttcctccaggaT GTAGTCTCAGTGCATGGCAGATCGTCCAG atcacactgacgGTCCTCTTGGCGTTATCCAACAGGAGTCACCAGTCAACCATGTGGAACTACAAGCCAGTCACTGACTTCTTCCTCCTGGAGCCCACGACCGACCTGAATTTACAGGCGGTGATTCTCCTTTGTATGTCTGTCACCTATGTAATGAACGTCACCAGCAACTTGACCATCGTCAACTTCACCCTAATGAATtcccgcctccgcacccccatgtacttcttcctgcgctgcttctccttcctagaAATCTGCTTCACGTACACCTGCATCCCCAGCTTCCTGGCCACCACTGTCACCGTGGACAGGACCATTTCTTACAACTGTTGTGCAACTCAGCTATTCTTCTTCATCCTGCTGAGGGCGACCGAGTTCTTCCTCCTTGCcgccatgtcctatgactgctatgtCTCCACCTGCCGGCCGCAGCACCACACAACTGTTATGAGCCAAAGAGTCGGCACCCTGCTGGCCCTTTGTTCCTGTCTCACCGGGTTCATGGTCATCTTTCCTCTGGTCATCCTTGGTCTCCAACTGGACTTCTGTGGCTCCATAATCAttgaccacttcttctgtgacatctcccCTCTGTTCCTGCTCTCGTGCTTGGACACCTGGTTCCTGGAGATGATGGCTCTTGTCTTGGCCGTGGGGACTCTCCTGTTCACCCTGACATTAGTGACCTCGTCCTACATGGCCATGTCCCgtgccatcctgagactgccctccacccagcagaggagaaaggccttttccacaTGCTCCTCCCACATAGTCGTGATCTCCAACATATACGGCAGCTGCATCTTAATGTATATCAAACCATCTGCCAAGAAAAGGGTGGAACTGATCAAGGGGGTGGCGGTGCTTAACACATCCTTGGCCCCCATGCTGAACTCCTTCATCTACACCTTGTCGAACCAGCTGGTCAGGCAGGCCTTCCAGGGCATGGTGCACCAGGTTGtattttcctccaggaggtga